In one Excalfactoria chinensis isolate bCotChi1 chromosome 17, bCotChi1.hap2, whole genome shotgun sequence genomic region, the following are encoded:
- the FN3K gene encoding fructosamine-3-kinase: MEKILKTELKTSVLKAFGSSGGGCISQGQAYETDSGRVFVKINHKPQARKMFEGEMASLEAIQKTNIVRVPQPIKVIDLPGGGAMFVMEYLKMKHLNKYSSKLGEQIADLHLYNQKLGEKLRKEGNTIGKGASCSDFQYVDKFGFHKATCCGYIPQVNEWQSDWPSFFIRHRLQAQLDLIEKDYGDREARELWSQLKVKIPEMFSDVEIVPALLHGDLWAGNVAEDDSGPIIFDPASFYGHSEFELAIAGMFGGFSSSFFSAYHSKIPKAPGFEKRNKLYQLFNYINHWNHFGTGYRGSTINVMKKLLK, encoded by the exons ATGGAGAAgatcctgaaaacagaattgaaaACTTCAGTTCTGAAGGCATTTGGGAGCTCGGGAGGAGGATGTATTAGCCAAGGCCAAGCTTATGAAACAGACAGTGGACGAGTATTTGTTAAAATCAACCACAAGCCTCAG GCTAGAAAAATGTTTGAGGGGGAAATGGCAAGTTTAGAAGCAATTCAGAAAACCAATATTGTGAGAGTGCCTCAGCCTATTAAAGTAATTGACCTTCCTGGAGGAGGAGCAATGTTTGTCATGGAGTACCTAAAGATGAAGCACCTCAACAA ATATTCTTCAAAGCTTGGAGAGCAGATAGCAGATCTTCATCTTTATAACCAGAAACTTGGAGAGAAattgagaaaggaaggaaatacaATTG GTAAAGGAGCCAGTTGCTCTGATTTTCAGTATGTGGATAAGTTTGGATTCCATAAGGCCACTTGCTGTGGTTATATACCACAG GTGAATGAATGGCAGAGTGATTGGCCTTCTTTCTTTATTCGTCACAGACTCCAGGCTCAACTGGATCTGATTGAAAAAGATTATGGAGACAGAGAAGCAAGAGAGCTTTGGTCACAGCTGAAG GTGAAGattcctgaaatgttttctgatgTAGAAAttgttcctgctctgctgcatgggGACCTGTGGGCAGGAAATGTGGCTGAGGATGACTCTGGGCCAATTATCTTTGACCCTGCTTCCTTCTATGGCCATTCAGAGTTTGAACTGGCCATTGCTGGAATGTTTGGTGGGTTTAGCAGCTCATTTTTCTCAGCCTATCATAGTAAAATACCCAAAGCTCCAGGATTTGAGAAACGAAATAAATTGTATCAGCTCTTTAATTACATAAACCACTGGAACCATTTTGGGACAGGGTACAGAGGATCTACcataaatgtaatgaaaaaacTCTTAAAGTAA
- the ZNF750 gene encoding zinc finger protein 750, translating into MSLLKERKPKKPHYIPRPPGKPFKYKCFQCPFTCNEKSHLFNHMKYGLCKNSITLVSEQDRVIKCPKTSSLEPKQINHLEPTVKPTSSKSATNGLSNLDSKPQYAFPKEDAKENVELQNQATNTAIQGQKPAIQKELTPASTSAESTLGMQPLLDSIVRPSAFVPVGEHRDSKGPETSEVPEILSLSNKSSPFHTKSAFHAPSHPWKAGSPFLPEFPHKVPPTKGFGSIPPYMQPMIPEYSPHFYEHRLAIYTPYLLPGNSECESSALSIYGTQDQRHFLPHPGPLPKHINPSAYEHYRLFQQYHSTPPIPYGFCRPTDPPFYRFSHVAGINRDQSSHLREETTLLYPASLSPSQQYPLGSHKKQADYEKEITLLHAKSHSKDDQNERENAKMSPLAGSAATGSPGRPSPTNFTQTSHACEGLFDLSNKSSSTSLGKYDQPEENFTAFRPVRKSTDQPALLPSVPTQQDREDSPSSINVTDEDSYTPSEGHNNEGSQSNTEDDTGIAPLNLSKKADTNAGPAHEHAYKATSKAESQNFLELQDMPLNLSVKDSCNTVSLKTTSHSPSHDNGAATSPKTEDENSGAESSGASNPKNPINSACDKPFLAHHNEAQDLRIIDSCDEQKQTAAVALCQLAAYSPSKVRMDNEGQSPQDCSTLSTESASNSSDTQDTQCNQKVKGQKRTNQKESAKSQQSTKRVRSNDCSRVFTLRKRTRVS; encoded by the exons atgaGTCTCCTCAAAGAGCGTAAACCAAAGAAGCCTCATTACATCCCAAGACCGCCAGGAAAGCCATTTAAGTATAAGTGCTTTCAGTGCCCCTTTACTTGCAACGAGAAATCCCATCTTTTTAACCATATGAAGTATGGCCTCTGCAAAAACTCCATTACTTTAGTGTCAGAGCAGGACCGTGTTATCAAGTGCCCAAAGACCAGCTCCTTGGAGCCCAAGCAGATCAATCACCTAGAGCCTACAGTCAAACCCACTTCTTCCAAGTCAGCCACAAACGGACTGTCGAATCTTGATTCAAAGCCTCAATATGCTTTTCCAAAAGAAGATGCCAAGGAGAACGTTGAGTTACAAAACCAAGCAACGAACACAGCAATCCAAGGTCAGAAACCTGCAATCCAGAAGGAACTAACCCCTGCCAGTACCTCAGCAGAAAGCACTCTCGGCATGCAGCCTCTTCTGGACAGCATCGTGAGGCCATCGGCTTTTGTTCCCGTAGGAGAACACAGAGATAGCAAAGGCCCAGAAACTAGTGAAGTACCTGAAATCCTATCGCTTTCTAACAAAAGTTCACCTTTTCACACTAAATCTGCATTTCATGCACCAAGTCACCCGTGGAAAGCAGGTTCTCCTTTCCTCCCAGAATTTCCACATAAAGTTCCTCCCACAAAAGGCTTTGGTTCCATTCCACCTTACATGCAACCAATGATTCCAGAGTACTCGCCCCACTTTTATGAGCATAGGCTGGCCATCTACACTCCTTACTTGCTTCCAGGTAATTCCGAGTGTGAAAGCTCTGCTCTGTCCATCTATGGCACACAAGACCAAAGACACTTTCTTCCTCACCCTGGGCCACTTCCAAAACACATAAATCCATCAGCATACGAACACTATCGATTGTTCCAACAGTATCATTCCACTCCTCCAATACCATATGGATTTTGCAGGCCCACGGATCCTCCATTTTATCGATTTTCACACGTAGCCGGCATTAACAGAGATCAAAGTTCTCATCTAAGGGAAGAAACTACTTTGTTATATCCAGCTTCTTTAAGCCCTTCCCAACAATATCCTCTAGGTTCACATAAAAAACAAGCAGactatgaaaaggaaataacattacTGCATGCCAAAAGTCATTCCAAAGATGAccaaaatgaaagagagaatgCTAAAATGAGCCCTCTCGCAGGAAGTGCAGCAACGGGCTCCCCCGGCAGGCCTAGCCCCACCAACTTCACTCAGACAAGCCATGCGTGTGAGGGCTTATTTGACCTCTCCAACAAATCATCTTCCACATCGCTTGGAAAATATGATCAGCCAGAAGAAAACTTTACAGCTTTCAGACCtgtaagaaaaagcactgaTCAACCAGCTCTACTTCCAAGTGTGCCAACACAGCAAGACAGAGAAGATTCACCTTCCAG cattaatgtcactgatgaagattcATATACACCGAGTGAAGGCCACAACAATGAAGGTTCACAGTCCAACACGGAAGACGACACTGGAATAGCTCCCCTTAATCTTTCAAAAAAGGCCGACACAAATGCAGGACCTGCTCACGAACATGCATACAAAGCCACGTCCAAAGCAGAAAGTCAGAACTTCCTAGAATTGCAAGATATGCCTCTGAACCTCTCGGTAAAAGATTCCTGTAACACAGTAAGCCTGAAAACAACATCCCACAGTCCATCTCATGATAATGGTGCTGCTACTTCTCCAAAGACAGAAGATGAAAACTCAGGAGCAGAAAGCTCAGGAGCAAGTAACCCCAAGAACCCGATTAACAGTGCCTGTGACAAACCTTTCCTGGCTCACCATAACGAAGCTCAAGATTTACGCATCATTGACAGCTGCgatgaacagaaacaaacagcagctgtaGCTCTCTGTCAGCTAGCTGCATACAGCCCCAGCAAAGTTAGGATGGACAATGAAGGGCAGAGTCCTCAGGACTGTAGTACTTTGAGTACAGAATCTGCTTCTAACTCTTCTGATACTCAGGATACTCAGTGCAATCAAAAAGTAAAAGGACAAAAAAGGACAAACCAAAAAGAATCAGCAAAATCACAGCAAAGCACTAAAAGAGTAAGGTCCAATGACTGTAGCAGAGTCTTCACTTTGAGGAAGAGAACAAGAGTATCTTAA